One part of the bacterium genome encodes these proteins:
- a CDS encoding sigma-54-dependent Fis family transcriptional regulator, giving the protein LYYRLNVINIDLPPLRERGEDVLLLARHFIGKYALELDRPLADFSDDALRVLVSYSWPGNVRELENLVQRLMVMVESETLDVSDLPSHMRYSVPSGGRLNRTLAEVEAEYIKNVLEEVGQNKTQAAKILDIDRKTLREKLSRGGKVDDEVA; this is encoded by the coding sequence CTCTACTACCGGCTGAACGTGATCAACATAGACCTCCCGCCGCTGCGCGAACGCGGGGAGGACGTGTTGCTCCTGGCGCGGCACTTCATCGGCAAGTACGCCCTGGAGCTAGATCGGCCCCTGGCGGATTTCAGCGACGACGCGCTGCGGGTTTTAGTCAGCTACAGCTGGCCGGGCAACGTGCGTGAGCTGGAGAACCTGGTCCAGCGCCTGATGGTCATGGTCGAGAGTGAGACGCTGGATGTGAGCGACCTGCCCTCCCACATGCGCTACAGCGTCCCGTCCGGAGGGCGCCTGAACCGCACCCTGGCGGAGGTCGAGGCCGAGTACATCAAGAACGTGCTGGAGGAGGTGGGTCAGAACAAGACCCAGGCGGCCAAGATTCTGGACATTGACCGGAAAACGCTCCGCGAAAAGCTGAGTCGGGGCGGGAAGGTGGATGACGAGGTAGCTTGA